One Salminus brasiliensis chromosome 5, fSalBra1.hap2, whole genome shotgun sequence DNA segment encodes these proteins:
- the nfkbid gene encoding NF-kappa-B inhibitor delta → MHLQKSPKEKSCYTLPTVKKLLEQKRKRETSTVPPACAAAASSTTGAVAPLPVSTSAPSASSSSSYLDMAAMRHDRWDVPLHQQPSALQPFVSFSALGLSYIPNSPAPLSFAPAPVYSHGLASTETPATSYSPHQLQDCQDGQITQHFPVADCPVTAALAEASAATSQSACYSWSTEHRAQDPAATCSLQYKLQLDMAKLEEARRFLQGMDYSRTTWQDDDGDTILHIYTAKGQREYAFAAAEKLQELGRLDSKEHKGKTALLVAVTANQPEIVQDLLSLGADMSVCDNKGQTALHLAATYGYPQVMQALLSMDPRVDMEARNFEGLTPLHCAVISHSATMKALTASSSSTWQSDVNLQSQANDKIFCVQLLLDAGASPVSQEIKSNKTVLHLAVKEGNIQLVHFFLKLRLPDMQAFINMKAHGHTALHMAAGLHGSPHQEELIQLLLNRGADPSIRNLENDQPAHLLQSGQQGEKLKLILKKRNASSRRRIASLQDQE, encoded by the exons ATGCACTTGCAGAAAT CGCCAAAGGAGAAGTCGTGTTACACTCTGCCCACAGTAAAGAAACTCCTGGAgcagaagagaaaaagagagacttCTACAGTGCCTCCggcttgtgctgctgctgcatccAGTACCACTGGAGCTGTCGCGCCCCTCCCA GTGTCAACATCAGCTCCTTCTGCCA GTTCTAGCAGTAGCTACTTAGACATGGCAGCAATGAGACATGACCGGTGGGATGTGCCCCTGCACCAGCAACCTTCGGCCCTGCAGCCGTTTGTCTCATTCTCTGCTTTGGGGCTCAGTTACATACCCAACTCCCCGGCCCCTCTCAGCTTTGCACCTGCCCCAGTCTATAGCCACGGCCTGGCCTCCACTGAGACACCAGCTACCAGCTATAGCCCACATCAGCTCCAGGACTGTCAGGATGGCCAGATCACACAGCACTTT CCTGTTGCTGATTGTCCAGTGACAGCAGCCCTGGCTGAAGCCAGTGCCGCCACGAGTCAGAGCGCCTGTTACTCTTGGTCTACGGAGCACAGGGCTCAGGACCCTGCAGCCACCTGTAGCCTTCAGTACAAGCTCCAGCTGGACATGGCCAAGCTAGAGGAGGCTCGGCGGTTCCTGCAGGGCATGGACTACAGCAGAACCACCTGGCAGGATGATGATGGAGACAC GATTTTGCACATCTACACTGCTAAGGGCCAGAGGGAGTATGCTTTTGCTGCAGCGGAGAAGCTGCAAGAGCTTGGACGTTTGGACTCCAAGGAGCACAAAGGCAAG ACTGCTTTGCTGGTGGCGGTGACAGCCAATCAACCAGAGATAGTCCAGGACCTGCTCAGCCTGGGAGCAGATATGAGTGTCTGTGACAACAAAGGTCAGACTGCGCTGCACCTGGCTGCTACTTATGGCTACCCTCAAGTCATGCag GCATTGCTGTCAATGGACCCCAGAGTGGACATGGAGGCCCGCAATTTTGAAG gACTCACCCCACTGCACTGTGCAGTGATTTCCCACAGTGCCACAATGAAGGCCCTGactgcctcctcctcctccacttgGCAATCAGATGTCAATCTGCAGTCCCAGGCCAATGATAAGATATTCTGTGTGCAGCTGCTGCTCGACGCTGGGGCTTCCCCAGTCAGCCAG GAAATTAAAAGCAACAAGACCGTTCTTCATTTGGCTGTAAAAGAGGGGAATATCCAGCTGGTGCATTTTTTCCTGAAACTCCGGCTGCCTGACATGCAGGCCTTTATCAACATGAAG GCCCACGGCCACACAGCCTTACACATGGCAGCAGGGCTGCATGGAAGCCCCCATCAGGAGGAGCTGATCCAGCTGCTGCTGAACAGAGGCGCAGATCCCAGCATCCGCAACCTGGAGAACGACCAGCCGGCCCACCTGCTGCAGAGCGGGCAGCAAGGAGAGAAG CTCAAGCTCATCTTGAAGAAGAGAAATGCCTCCTCTAGGCGGCGTATTGCATCCTTACAGGACCAAGAATGA